In one Diabrotica virgifera virgifera chromosome 7, PGI_DIABVI_V3a genomic region, the following are encoded:
- the LOC114328566 gene encoding cathepsin L-like proteinase produces the protein MIYKYFLVFFAVYVMANAIALNDQEQFAEFKQKFQKAYESSDEENNRFKIFQDNLRKIEEHNKKYEKGETTYTMGVNQFSDLSPEEWANRNHGYRPRPNHQ, from the exons ATGATTtataaatattttcttgttttcttTGCAGTTTACGTAATGGCGAACGCAATTGCTTTAAATGATCAAGAACAGTTTGCTGAGTttaaa CAAAAGTTCCAGAAAGCTTACGAATCTTCAGACGAGGAAAACAATAGGTTTAAGATATTCCAAGACAATTTGCGAAAAATAGAAgagcacaataaaaaatatgaaaaggGTGAAACTACATATACCATGGGTGTAAATCAATTTTCTGATTTGTCTCCTGAAGAATGGGCTAATAGAAACCATGGATATAGGCCAAGACCAAATCATCAATAA